A region from the Sorex araneus isolate mSorAra2 chromosome 6, mSorAra2.pri, whole genome shotgun sequence genome encodes:
- the LOC101550384 gene encoding olfactory receptor 52H1-like, whose amino-acid sequence MIMYNLSDYNKDSFTLTGIPGLEDYHIWISIPFLFIYLVAIVGNSILLYLIAVERSLHAPMFFFLSMLAVTDLVLSTTCIPKTLTIFWLGPQTISFPGCLTQLFFLHYSFVLDSAILLAMAFDRYVAICSPLRYTTILTPRTIFKIAVGISLRSFCVFVPCVFLVNRLPFCRTHTIRHTYCEHIGVARLACADISLNIWYGFCVPIMTVITDVILIALSYTLILCAVFHLPSQDARQKALGTCGSHVCVILMFYIPAFFSILAHRFGHNVPLTFHIMFANLYVIIPPALNPIVYGVKTKQIRDKVIHLLFPKRAQ is encoded by the coding sequence ATGATCATGTACAATCTGAGTGACTACAACAAAGATTCCTTCACCCTTACGGGAATCCCTGGACTTGAGGACTACCACATCTGGATCAGCATCCCTTTCCTCTTTATCTATCTTGTGGCCATTGTAGGCAATAGCATCCTTCTCTACCTCATTGCAGTAGAGCGTAGTCTTCATGCACccatgtttttcttcctttctatgtTGGCTGTTACTGACCTCGTACTGTCTACCACATGTATTCCCAAAACCCTTACGATCTTCTGGCTTGGTCCCCAGACAATCAGTTTCCCAGGTTGTCTTACCCAGTTATTCTTCTTGCACTATAGCTTTGTCTTGGACTCAGCTATACTGCTGGCTATGGCATTTGACCGTTATGTGGCCATCTGTTCGCCCTTGAGATATACCACAATTCTGACTCCCAGGACCATTTTCAAAATTGCTGTGGGAATTTCTCTCAGaagtttctgtgtttttgttcctTGTGTTTTCCTTGTAAATCGCCTGCCCTTCTGCAGGACTCATACCATTCGTCATACCTACTGTGAGCACATAGGTGTTGCCCGGCTTGCTTGTGCTGATATCTCCCTTAATATCTGGTATGGTTTTTGTGTTCCTATTATGACAGTGATTACAGATGTGATCCTGATTGCTCTCTCCTACACTCTTATTCTCTGTGCTGTTTTTCACTTACCCTCCCAAGATGCCCGCCAGAAGGCCCTTGGCACCTGTGGCTCCCATGTCTGTGTCATCCTCATGTTCTATATACCAGCATTCTTTTCTATCCTCGCACATCGCTTTGGACATAATGTGCCCCTTACTTTTCACATCATGTTTGCTAATCTTTATGTAATTATTCCACCTGCACTCAACCCTATTGTCTATGGAGTAAAGACAAAACAGATTCGGGACAAAGTCATTCATCTGCTCTTTCCAAAGAGGGCCCAGTGA